In Phragmites australis chromosome 16, lpPhrAust1.1, whole genome shotgun sequence, one DNA window encodes the following:
- the LOC133896299 gene encoding uncharacterized protein LOC133896299 yields MGLLALQRLMSLQRDRQRRHRQIRVQNGSIASVDKRKGSPCQQDGDGDSQAAKIMICSIPDLPEDVWRHIHALLPLRDAARAACQSHAFLRSWRCHPILTLNRNILGSNATNARQEDFICKINRILRNHSGIGIKIFKLQLFGIFDACPYLDSWLQIAVKPGIEELTLELCSRCKIKYNVPCSLLSDGVRNSIQYLRLGFCAFRPTAELGPLRNLTSLSLYLVRISGEELECFLSNSHALEQLDLNDCKEIICLKIPCVLQQLSCLKVSSCFRLRVIESKARNLSSFCLREDRVEHLSLGETLQMKNLSMHRSNLVCYARTELPSSMPNLEALSISSHYEGVNTPMLPTKFLFLKRLTISLVTGCTFCPYYDYFTLVSFLDASPSLETLILDVAQERMKHESVFGGSPQLRQMPEHRHGCLKIVKITGFSSAKSLVELTCYILKNAVSLECLTLDTIYGANRCYLGNSILMECDPMSKGILMEAPRAVAAIRTYIEDKVPPAVNLTVLKPCSRCHADGGF; encoded by the exons ATGGGGCTGCTGGCGCTCCAGCGGCTCATGTCCCTGCAGCGCGACCGGCAGCGGCGTCACCGGCAAATCCGAGTCCAGA ATGGATCCATTGCTTCAGTGGATAAAAGAAAGGGCTCGCCCTGTCAACAAGATGGTGATGGTGATTCTCAAGCTgccaaaataatgatatgttcAATCCCAGACCTTCCTGAG GATGTCTGGCGCCATATACATGCCCTATTGCCATTGCGTGATGCTGCTCGCGCTGCTTGCCAGTCTCACGCCTTTCTACGTTCCTGGAGATGTCATCCGATCCTCACCTTGAATAGGAATATCCTTGGCTCAAATGCAACAAATGCGCGTCAAGAGGATTTCATCTGCAAAATTAATCGCATTCTGAGGAACCACTCAGGCATTGGCATTAAGATATTCAAGCTTCAATTATTTGGTATTTTCGATGCATGTCCTTATCTGGACAGTTGGCTTCAGATTGCTGTTAAACCAGGGATTGAAGAACTCACCCTTGAGCTATGTAGTAGATGCAAGATAAAGTACAATGTCCCATGCTCACTTTTATCTGATGGGGTTCGAAACTCCATTCAGTATCTTCGACTTGGCTTTTGTGCCTTCCGTCCCACGGCTGAACTTGGCCCCCTGAGAAACCTAACAAGTCTGTCCCTGTATTTGGTTCGTATTTCGGGGGAGGAGTTAGAGTGCTTTCTTTCCAACTCTCATGCTCTGGAGCAGTTGGACCTCAATGATTGCAAGGAGATAATTTGCCTGAAGATACCTTGCGTGCTGCAGCAACTCAGCTGCCTGAAGGTTTCTAGTTGCTTTAGGCTGCGTGTGATAGAGAGCAAAGCTCGAAATCTCTCCAGTTTTTGCCTTAGGGAAGACAGGGTAGAACACCTCTCACTTGGAGAAACATTGCAAATGAAGAACCTGAGCATGCACCGTTCAAACCTTGTCTGTTATGCTCGTACTGAGCTGCCGTCCAGTATGCCAAATCTTGAGGCTCTTAGCATTAGTTCGCATTATGAG GGGGTCAATACGCCAATGCTGCCTACCAAATTCCTGTTCCTCAAGCGCCTGACTATTTCTCTGGTTACTGGATGTACCTTTTGCCCATACTATGATTATTTTACTCTGGTTTCTTTCCTTGACGCTTCTCCTTCCTTGGAGACTTTGATCTTGGAT GTAGCGCAGGAACGTATGAAGCATGAGTCAGTTTTTGGAGGTTCGCCACAGTTGAGACAGATGCCTGAACACCGCCATGGGTGCCTGAAGATTGTGAAGATCACTGGCTTCAGCTCTGCCAAGAGCTTGGTTGAGCTAACATGTTATATTCTTAAGAACGCAGTCTCACTTGAGTGTCTTACACTGGACACCATTTATGGTGCTAATAGGTGTTATTTAGGAAATTCTATTCTCATGGAATGCGATCCCATGAGTAAGGGTATTCTCATGGAAGCACCTAGAGCGGTCGCGGCTATCAGAACATACATTGAGGATAAAGTTCCCCCTGCAGTTAATCTGACTGTTCTGAAGCCCTGCAGCCGGTGCCATGCTGATGGAGGATTTTGA
- the LOC133896151 gene encoding uncharacterized protein LOC133896151: MGLLALQRLMSLQRDRQRRHRQIRVQNGSIASVDKRKGSPCQQDGDSQAAKIMICSIPDLPEDVWRHIHSLLPLRDAARAACQSRAFLRSWRCHPILTLNRNILGSNATNARQEDFICKIDRILRNHSGIGIKIFKLQLFGIFDACPYLDSWLQIAVKPGIEELTLELCSRCKIKYNVPCSLLSDGVRNSIRYLRLGFCAFRPTAELGPLRNLTSLSLYLVRVSGEELECFLSNSHALEQLDLNDCKEIICLKIPCVLQQLSCLKVSSCFRLRVIESKARNLSSFCLREDRVEHLSLGETLQMKNLSMHRSNLVCYARTELPSSMPNLEALSISSHYEGVNTPMLPTKFLFLKRLTISLVTGCTFCPYYDYFTLVSFLDASPSLETLILDVAQERMKHESVFGGSPQLRQMPEHRHGCLKIVKITGFSSAKSLVELTCYILKNAVSLECLTLDTIYGANRCYLANSILMECDPMSKGILMEATRAVAAIRTYIEDKVPPAVNLTVLEPCSRCHADGGF, from the exons ATGGGGCTGCTGGCGCTCCAGCGGCTCATGTCCCTGCAGCGCGACCGGCAGCGGCGTCACCGGCAAATCCGAGTCCAGA ATGGATCCATTGCTTCAGTGGATAAAAGAAAGGGCTCCCCCTGTCAACAAGATGGTGATTCTCAAGCTgccaaaataatgatatgttcAATCCCAGACCTTCCTGAG GATGTCTGGCGCCATATACATTCCCTATTACCATTGCGTGATGCTGCTCGCGCTGCTTGCCAGTCTCGCGCCTTTCTACGTTCCTGGAGATGTCATCCCATCCTCACCTTGAATAGGAATATCCTTGGCTCAAATGCAACAAATGCGCGTCAAGAGGATTTCATCTGCAAAATTGATCGCATTCTGAGGAACCACTCAGGCATTGGCATTAAGATATTCAAGCTTCAATTATTTGGTATTTTCGATGCCTGTCCTTATCTGGACAGTTGGCTTCAGATTGCTGTTAAACCAGGGATTGAAGAACTCACCCTTGAGCTATGTAGTAGATGCAAGATAAAGTACAATGTCCCATGCTCACTTTTATCTGATGGGGTTCGAAACTCCATTCGGTATCTTCGACTTGGCTTTTGTGCCTTCCGTCCCACAGCTGAACTTGGCCCCCTGAGAAACCTAACTAGTCTGTCCCTGTATTTGGTTCGTGTTTCGGGGGAGGAGTTAGAGTGCTTTCTTTCCAACTCTCATGCTCTGGAGCAGTTGGACCTCAATGATTGCAAGGAGATAATTTGCCTGAAGATACCTTGCGTGCTGCAGCAACTCAGCTGCCTGAAGGTTTCTAGTTGCTTTAGGCTGCGTGTGATAGAGAGCAAAGCTCGAAATCTCTCCAGTTTTTGCCTTAGGGAAGACAGGGTAGAACACCTCTCACTTGGAGAAACATTGCAAATGAAGAACCTGAGCATGCACCGTTCAAACCTTGTCTGTTATGCTCGTACTGAGCTGCCGTCCAGTATGCCAAATCTTGAGGCTCTTAGCATTAGTTCGCATTATGAG GGGGTCAATACACCAATGCTGCCTACCAAATTCCTGTTCCTCAAGCGCCTGACTATTTCTCTGGTTACTGGATGTACCTTTTGCCCATATTATGATTATTTTACTCTGGTTTCTTTCCTTGACGCTTCTCCTTCCTTGGAGACTTTGATCTTGGAT GTAGCGCAGGAACGTATGAAGCATGAGTCAGTTTTTGGAGGTTCGCCACAGTTGAGGCAGATGCCCGAACACCGCCATGGGTGCCTCAAGATTGTGAAGATCACAGGCTTCAGCTCTGCCAAGAGCTTGGTTGAGCTAACATGTTATATTCTTAAGAACGCAGTCTCACTTGAGTGTCTTACACTGGACACCATTTATGGTGCTAATAGGTGTTATTTAGCAAATTCTATTCTCATGGAATGCGATCCCATGAGTAAGGGTATTCTCATGGAAGCCACTAGAGCGGTCGCGGCTATCAGAACATACATTGAGGATAAAGTCCCCCCTGCAGTTAATCTGACTGTTCTGGAGCCCTGCAGCCGGTGCCATGCTGATGGAGGATTTTGA